In Xylocopa sonorina isolate GNS202 chromosome 4, iyXylSono1_principal, whole genome shotgun sequence, the sequence CGCTGATGTTCCCAAAAAACAGGGGTTACAGAGACAAGAGGTGGACGCTGCTCGTGGTGCGTCACAAAATACAAAACCTCAAaaaaggaagggaaaaaaaaatgGTACAAAAGGGGGATAATCGAGCTTTTCACTTGACAACCTACTGCGAATAAAGGGACAGTATTACCGGATGATTCGGTTTTCTTTTCTGTTGTTTCTTATTAAGCGAATTAAAGGACAAGAGGGCTCTGTCGGGAGATCAATGGAACGTGTAAAACCAGCAACGTGCAGTCGACGGAATATCGGGTGCGGGAGGCAAAAACCGCCATTTCCTGCCTGCGGATAGAGAAAAGAATGGTCATGGTACTTACCCCTCTTCAAtcattatattattatacagaATTGATTGTAATTTCAAAAGGGTGGAAAAGTACGCGTTAGGATTCGATATTCTCGAATTCGCTCGGAAATATTATTAGTACGAAGCTGAACGTCGAATCCAGCACAGTCTGTAACTGCAGTAACTCGATGAATTGACCATTCactgtcgcattatattcatttttctgctaaaaaagagagaaagaacggCGCGCATGTACGATAGAGCCGTAGAATCGGCGAAGGTAACGTTTCATTGGTCACGCTCCCATGTTTTATCGCGGGGCTGAAAAATAAAGTTTACAAACAACAAAAACTACGGATTTCCCTGGTTTATCGACTTCCTCGTCATTTTTATTCGCGGCACGTTTGTAGTTTGCATTCACGAAACGTAATCCATTCGATCGCTtgcctttttcttcttttttaaccAGAGGCAATCGCAAGGTTACACTTTACGCTCTTAAATATCAAATGAAATTACCAATACACGCTTACTTGCTTACAAACAGCTTCTAAAAAGGGGGATAAAAATGCCGATAGTGTTCGTAGCGCGTACATTTAACTTCCAAGAATGAGTCGCTGCCGCGTATTTTCCATTTCTGTTTTTCTCATCCCAGAAATTCTTTAGATATGATTTAGAGGAAGTAATGAAGTGAAAACACTCCTCCTTAATTACACTTTTCCACGATGCGCTGTGTGTTATTAGTATTTACCGTTTCGTAATTTCTTTTCGTTGAACTTGATCACAGTTCTCTGTAAATTAAACTTATCGTTATCTATAGTTATTACGTTATAAATATTCCATCATTAAATTACTATTCATCGATTTACAAACTAATACGATCGTACATAATTactataaaatttgaaaaacgaTGATAACCTATGTTCACTTCACGTACCTCAAAATTGGTCACGTTTGATGACCACGATCGACCACAAAGCATCAAAAACGATGCACAACATATCAAAGTGCACAAATAGAATCTCCTAAACTGCCATTCGACAGAATTTTATACAATGACGATACGTGGTATCGTGAAGTGGACGAGTTTAATAAAGATATCGCGAACTTTTCCAGGAAAAGTAAGAAAGAAACAGAGCCAAAGAGCGCGGCGAAAATTCACACAATTCCGCGTAACGTGACAAAGAACGAAACGACCGCACGCACATTTTTTAAACGTAATCGAGCACTAATCATCACGTGTGCCTGAGAAATGTAACAATTATTCGCTTTTATTCTGTGACTGCGTACAATTTTCCtgagcgcgcgcacacacagacACGAGCGCGTTCCTTCGGACGTAAACATACCGAGTGACGTGACGTAGTGGTATAAAGACTTGTATACGACAAGACGAGAAATCAGTTAAGGTCGGGCTCTTGAGACGGTCGCTTGTGAAGAAGACGCTGCGAGATACGCTTCTGGTGAGTACCATTTAAGACGTAGTTCCTTTCACGTAGAGCTAGGCGAACGGGGGCGACTTGTTCTTAACCGTGGTTACGTAGTGTCGAAGATAAATTAATTGACGGTAGATATACGTTCGATTGATCTACATGTACAGTGATTTTTCGTATTGTGTTTCGTGAATAACAATGGTGTTTAACTTTAATAAATACACGATTCTATGTgaatgcgtgcgtgcgtgcgtcgaAGATATGTACGAATATGCTTCGACTAAAATAACGTGTTCTTAATCTGGGTAAATTGTTGTTGATTGAAGTAGATATTTTCTTGAAAGTAGAAGCCAGTTTCGATTAAATTTATATCTCTTCGGTACACAATTTTTTGTTTGTCTTTGGGAAGCCTGTTTTATGCTTAAACAAATATCTCTTCAGTGTCAGTAGATGCTAGTACGTCCAACCAAGTAATTATCTTTTAATTCTGCCGAAGGAAATCGTTGACTCGTGTCGAGTAAAAATTTGTAGATGCCAGCCAACATTTTGCAGCGCGTAAATTCCATGGAACTCGGGAACATTTGAAAGGCATAAAAGTGTGTCTGCCAGCATGTTTTCCAAGTGGGCTCTCTTCGACGCGTTAACTCGGACGTACAATGAACTTTGACCGCGTATTATCACGTATTGTTGTCATTCGAATAAAAGTACTGGTGATCTCGTTAGTGCACATGGAACTTTCGGGATCACCGTCTTTTATTTCATCGAACTGAACTTCGTGCGCACGATTTGCAAGCTCGACGAGAGCGGCACGCGAAATTAAGTAGCGGCGCGAATGTAAAACGTGTGGAAATATTTATCCTTATCTGTTTTTAAAAATAGAGGATACCTGCGATGACGTAATTGTGTGTTTGCGAAATTTAGTTTGGAAACAAGGTACGCCACGTTTTATGGAACAGTATTCCGTCGTATACGTGACACACTCTTGGCGAAGTAGATTGATGCCGTTCATGGTCGTCCGTAACCGTACACTTTAGTCACTCCGCAGGCTATTCAAGAACGAGTCTGATCAGTAGTTAATGACTCATTCAGGGACATCTATGTGTGTATGAGCGTGTGTGTACTTGCGTCTGTGTAATGGGCTGGAATTTCATGAACTCATGATCGACCTTTACAAAATCAGAACAAACGAGACGCAGCTGCGTTTACAAAATATTTTCCTCCTCCATTCGTCACGCCTTTTCTTCGAAACGCTTGCTCTTCGATAACGTTGTTTCTTCGGAAAGAGTGTCAGAGTTGTTTTTGAATAAAAGTGAATTTCGTTGTGAATGGAAACATTAAAGAAATGATActaattttttttcatttttcagaaATGAAAATGAACAAGTGCATACTACTTATATTCATCGCTTTGGTCGCCGTGACTGTCATCTCGGCTGCCTCCAACAACTGCGGTAGACATGGTGATCTTGTAAGTagaatttcatttttttctcaCCTGTAATAAAATTGACAGGATCGATCATTTTGAAGGATTATAAgaattttcatagaagattggaAACTTGCATTAGAATGCAATTTTTATTGTGCTGTAGATTCTTGTATAACGCGATTAATATGTTTCGCGTTATAGACAATAATGATGTATGAGAATTTTTCTCGCGTGACGCGTACTTAGTATTGCTAGATTAAGAATGGTCGCGTGAGAAAATAAGAGAAATCCGTAACAATGAAGAAGACAATGTAGCTGATTAATTATTTCACAGGCGAAGAAAAATCTCAGTCATTGATTGCTATGATTGAAATATTTTCTCAGGCCTTTCTTCTCCCACACTATTCAATAAATCAAAGAAATATTTCTATTCACCCAATGAACGTATTAAAAAGAATAAAGTAGTCGTAACGTAGCGACAATGCTACGAGCACCCATCTGAAACAAAATTTAGAACAACCGTAATAATATTCAGCAAGCGTGTTGTAACATTATTTATAGCAACTGATAAATTCGTTAACACGAATCTATCCCTTAATTTTAGTGCGAGTCCACTGCGCAATGCTGCCCGAACTTGAAGTGTCACAGGTACGCGAAACGGTGTCAAGTACAGATCACTGAAGAGGAACTGATGAAACAACGCGAAAAGATTTTGGGTCGGAAAGGGAAGGATTATTAGGAGAATTATGTAACATCAACTGCGAGAGATTAAGATGGTGAACAGGGGAAGAAAATGAGTAATCGGTTGTGAAGATCGGCGTTCGTACGTTGATACGTGAAAACGTGATTCGTCACAGATGTACATATGCGAGGCAGCTAAATAATAAAAGGAACGAATTACTTTGTGCATTGACAGCGAGTTGTTCTCCGTGAAACGTCAAGATTCGAGTTTTCCGATGGAATGCCGACAATTTCATCGAGAATGAGGTAATGGTAGGTGTCATTTTTGGAAACGGGAGTATACGAAAGATATGGTAATCGTAATTATTTGAAAATGAACCTGTATACTCGTTGAGATTTCAGTTTCAAGTGAAATTGAAATTCCTTCAGCTGTTCTTTAATTTGAAATACATCCTGAACAATGGGAACATCAAGTGACCTGACGCAAGTATACGCGCTATGTGAAAAATTAGTTTAGAATTACAAAGAATGAATAAAATTTGAAACCACTTTCAAACATTCACTACTCGAAGTCAGACCACTTGAATTTAATTATACAAAGATAGAAATTTATATTATACGTACTCGAGGAATTTCaatttaaacaaattttaaagATCGTTCTTGCACAGCGGTCTCTTTTACAAAATGCTGCGGAATCTTTTTTTATACGTAAACATGCGAAGAGAAGCAAGAAGACTACGAGTTCCAGCTACATTCTACAACAACCAAAATATTTTTAGTAATTCCCGAAACGTAGCTTAGATTAAGAGAAAGCggtgaaaagaagaaagaagactACGAGCGCCAGCCACATTCTTCAATAACCAAAACATTTTTCGTAACTCTTAACATATATAGTATAAGAAAGGGTGGTAAAACGGCAATggtaagaagaagaggaagcacAGTAACCTCCAGCCACATTCTTTAAAAGCGAACATACTTTTAGCAATTCTTAAAATCCGTGTTGGTGTTAGAGAAGGTAGTAAAACGCAACGGAGAATCCTCTCGTCTGAAATCCATAAACGCACCCCTTGGCTTAATGTCAGCGCGCGCCATCGAGTGTCTGGCGATGTTATGGAAAAACGAGCTCTCCGTCGCACGCACGCGTGCGCGTGACATGGATCGCAGCAGGAATTTCCATTCCGCTGAGAGGTCGCAATTACCGGGTTCACGATTATTATTATCAGCTCGTACAAGATTATTGCGTTTCGTTTCGGAGGCGGTGAAGCCGCGCGCGCAATAACATCCGCGCGCTGCTGGCCGCGGCAAAAATCCCGTCGTTACGAAAcgaaattgcgtcgatacgaCGCGCGTCCGCCGTTATGGACGCGTGGCTACTTCTGCTGCAACCATTTTTTCAGATCCATGCTCGATCGAGCAGGCAAAATTGCACGGTGCTCGTCGAGAAATTAAACGACATTctatttcaatacgtagacacgtaccGCACTGCATGATTTACGATACACGCGTTACTTGACTCCGATATGATATCGTACTGCGTGTCAGAAAATCTAGTGCAGCACCATTCGGTGCGTCACACATATTATCTTATGCGGAATTCGTTATCTTCTTCAAATTCGCTATCTTGCGAACGACGTTGAAACGTAGGTCGTGTCTTTTGATAAAAATGGATTCCACTTCCGAGGGGAATGGCGTATCGAATAAAATCGACGCAAGAAGAACAGGTGCGCGGCTAGAGAAAGGGCGTAGCTTAATCCCCTCGACTTATCATTCGATAAACTGCCGACTGAATTGGCCATATGTGGTGCAATCGAAATTACTCGTGGACAATGTCTTCTGTTGTCTTGATTCTTTTATGGGATACGTTAATAAGTAGCTGTCGGAGCTTTTCTGAAGGAGTTTTTTTAGGGAACTCGTTTGTTCGATTTATACGAAGGATATATACAGTGAAAGGAAACGATCGTTATAGAGATATGTGTAAAATCTGTTGTCTGAACTCATAATTTGGCAAATTATAAGAATTGCAAGCGAAAGTAGGATTTCTGATAGAGCTTTATGGATGTTGGGAATTTTTATGTTAACGATAGTTGCTTAAAAATGGAAAGTAACCATAAGGTAAGCTGGTTACTTGGAAAAAGTTTAAGAGAAACTGCTGAGTCTTGCTCGATTGAAACAACCAGCTGACCACGCTCCATTAAGAGGCATTCTAATTTCGCAAGGTAGTCGTACTTTGATTCAAAGACCGAAAGCTTCTTGGGTTCGTTAGGCGATACTTCCGTCGTATTTCAATCTCATTAGTTTCAGCTTAAAATTAAGCGCCTCAACTCTTTCAGGCCGTGGCTCGTTCGTTGTTTGACCGTCGAGGAGTACACGACAAAGTTCTTTTCGAGACTGAAGTTATATCTGATAGTTGATGTATATGAGATACTCTGACCGACAATTCTTCTTTACTCACAGAAACTTTACTCACAGCTTAAGTTATCGCAAGCCTTTTACGCTGACATTTACGTGTATAATTTTACATCATCATATTACCGAGGATGACTCATAAGCCTTCTAATAAGCTGCGCGTTTAAATGAAACCTTTCTTCGTCGGCGATCGTTGAATTTTTATTCTCCTAAATCTCGATCCACATGAaactgataagatgtaaagagTCCTATCTAGTGGAACGAAGGTAAAGGCATCACTGCACAAATATTTGGTCGATGTACCTTATCATGTTCCAGCTTAATTGCCATATGTTATACTCTCATACTTTATGATACACCTTCTGTCTTAGGTTCACCGCGTATACGTGCCTCCATAAAACGATCGAAATTTCAAAGAGATCCTGAATTCTATTAATTCCAAGCAATTCCTattcaattacatttattttctaAATTAATTTTTCGTATAAACTTCCTAAACTATTGATTTTCCAACAATATTGGAAATCAACTTTGGTCGGacatttttaatgaaagaaaaAAGTGTCAGCCCATTCGTCCCCTTGTATTGAAAAATCAAAGAAAAACGATAGATGCTTAATTAACGAATGAATAGCCACTGGAGGAACCGCAAACGACACCATTTACCCGCGGAATCGCAACAGAAAGATCATCGACCCGTAACTCGGAGGTGGCTAGGTCGTCGCTCGGAGCGTGTTGAAGTCGTCCTGGCGGGGAACGTGGGAATCGGTGCAAAAGCTGGCAGCCGAAAAATCGTCGTCGTACGAAAAGGTAGGAACGGTGCCGCGCAAAGGACGGACGTATCGGGTAGCGAAACGAGGGAACGGAGCCGACGTCTCGTTGGAGACAAACGGCAAAGCGGAGGAAAGCACTCGAGCCGAGTCGAGTGTCCCTTTTCGTGGTTCCTTTCAAGTTCTCTTCCGGGAGGCAAGCCGTAGTCCTCCACCGAGCTTTTAAGCTCGTTCTGGCTGGAATGCCCACCGCGCGAGAAGCTCCGCTCGGATGCCAGGAGACACGCTCTGACGGCGTATCGTGGCGGCCGTTCGCTTAACAGCAGATGTGCCAAGAACAGCTCGCGGCGGTGCTCGTGGGTGGTGGAAAAACGAAGATCGAAAGGACTTAAGTCCGTGGAAGAAGAGGCGGAAACGGGCGACGGGCAAACGGAAAGAAGGAGGCGAGGGGATAATGCGGCTGGCACGCCGTAAACATTCGGGGCCACAATATGAAAACATTGTCGGAGGTAAGCCGGAAGGCACACAGCAATGTGCTGAGCTTAGCCCGCGAGCCTGTACAACCCTCTCGCTCTGTCGCCGCAGTGCTACGTCAGGACGTCAGGATTTCAGGCAGCCCAACGGCTCTTCCTCTCCTCCTCTATCCCCTTTCTCTGCTCGACTCTTTGCCGGTCGGCTCGCGAATCCGCCTAGCCCAAAAACGCTCTCGGGCCGGTTGAGTTTTGGAAGGACAGGGTGCAAGGAGCGCCGCGGCACCCCGGAATTCCCAAGCGCGCCCAAAACGCTCCGCTGAAACGCTGACGAATCTGACGCGCGCTGTTTTTTCTGCCAAATTGTTCCTTAACTCGGCGACCGGTCCGCGGCAAATTCCGGGATAATCGCTCGAGGCTTCGCGTTTGTTTGCAGCCGCTCGCTCGCGACGCGGATTTCACCCTATAAGTCGCGATCTACCTCTGGCAATCGTCGCGCGCAACGTTTCGATGACGGATTACCGCGCGCTTTTTCGAACCCAAACGGTTCTTCGAGACTTTACAACCTGTACACCAATTTCTTATTTAAACAATTAGATTTCCAGTTTACTAACTATTACCCAGAAGCATATTTAGAGTGATAACATATTTGTCTTTCGAACAAGTATAAAATTTTGGCAAATAAATTCTAGCTTAAACGCTCGTCTTATCAGGAGAAAGAAAACCAGTCCAACAGCGTCTTCCTCGACGAATCGCACGAAACGATCCGCTCGCGACGGACACAAACGGACATTAGTGATTTCCCCCTTATCGTATCTCGATCTGGCGTTCGCGAACAAAGGGGTCGACTAGGAAGCGCGTGTAGGCTTCGACGATAGAAGCGACGATTGTGTCCGTGAGAGACTACGATAGCGAAGCGAAAGCGGGGCCACACGGTCGACGGTAGAAATACCTAGAGCTACTTAGAGAAGAGGGAAATGGGACTAGCCATTTAGGGCAAACTACCCCCGAGTTGGCTCACGCGACCGATCTTATCGCTGGCCAAGCCGGTTGCCGGCCAGGATGCGTGTCTACGTACACGTGAACACACGCGTCCACGCTCTGCTATCTCGCTGCGGAATTGATTTCTTGCATTCGTTATTTCCCTGAGACCTGGCCTGGTGTCTCCTTCTCTGGATCACCGCGATTATGCACGTAGCGGAGCATCTGCGAAAGGGGTAGGCGTCGATGGTTTCCATCGCTTCTCCTCGTTGCGATGCAAGAAACTCAATCGTAGATACAATTTCATAAAAGCAAATTTATTTTTTCTTCTGTAGAAATTTGTTGACGTGAAACGTTACAAATTGAAAGAATTTTTATGAGAAAACATCAGATATTTCTGatcgatcgcatctcattcgtgaAGCTGtcagaaacgaagaagaaaaggtTTCGTTTGGATAAAAGTAGAAAGAAAACTATCGTTCCGTGCATTACGAAATTCCACGGGAGACCACCAAGACACGTGTTGATTCGATCCGTAAGAGATTCCTGCAATGGCCTGCGGAATCTCGTGCCCCTCGTGTTTACAGTTCGCGCGTTAACATTCGTCATATCCCAAGATTTCGATCGAAATCCATCCCCGAACCAGGATTCCACCGAGGCTGTCACACGACATTCGCATAGTCGCTACCGGGCATTTTCCCTTGGATCCCGTGGATTACACAGGCTCCGTCTTCGTGGTAACTCGTATCGAACTTAACAGTCGGTTAAGTCCTGCTGCTGGCCGTTTAGTCGGCCCGTTTAGCGTAGGGACCACGAAGTTCGAACTGCGAGCCAGCGCGGAGGTCGTGGAGACTTGCCAGTCTAATCTTGATTTGCATAAATTCATAGTTCGCGGCTTAGATGGTCGGACGTAAGGAGATCCAGCCAGAAGGGCCTCGTTTCCTCAGCAACTAACTTTCGTCTCCTTTGCCATTAGCTCTGTGACTCGGAGACGTTTATCGTCGAGTGGATTCTTGAACGTTTGACTTTAATCAATTTCTATTTCGAAGCAGAATCAGAGGAATGAATTTTTCATGTTGCGATATAAAATTGAGGGAAAAATTGTCTATAAATGAAAAGAGGTTCTGTATAATGCATTATTCCTTCTCTTTGGACGACAACTTTCCAAGCAACTCGTCGAACTTTTCTCACCCCCGTTCAGGAACGAGGACGATTCCATTACCTTTGTCCTAAAAGCTGCTGGTAAGTCGACTTGGAGGATTTCTCGATGCGCGAACAATCTCTTTCTGCGGTCTAAGCCAAGCAGAGGAATGGTCGGTGCCGTCTCGCAGAGCCGACCAAAATCGACGGAAGTTACCAATGACGACGTGATAGTACACGTCCAGCGCATACGGAGGACAGAGACCGCGGCGTGCGCTTTATGGAACTAATAAAATATTCACTCGGCGGACAGACGGCAAAGTAAGGCATATAATAATTTTCTGGCACGCCACCTTGTGTGCTGGCTGCGCAGCGGGGGTggtagcgcgcgcgcgcgcgttcgtcAGCCGTACGTGACCATTATCGCAGGATCTGATCAGAAAATGGCGCAAACGCCGATAAATAAGATAAATAATGTAACGCGGCTCCCCGTGCGAGGACGAGCCGTTTCCCGCGAAAAACTTCGAAACTCGCGTGCACGTCCGTCAGCGTGCCTAGCCCTAATGCCGTGTTCCCGCGCGAAACGGTGTACGATCGGCTTCGTTCAAGGAGATTCGCTCTGGAAACGGCTATTATCGGCATGGAGTAAAACTCGTTACACGTCTATCGTACGATCGGTCGCGTAAATTACCGCTAATCTAGTTTTCTTCGTGCCCGGAGTAAGCCACGATGACTGCGATACTTCACGGGCTAATAGCAGCCGCGCGTAGACGCGCGTTCCTTTCAACGGCTATTAGAACGGCCCAATGAACGTGACGAGTGAATTTTAATCGCGGAGTTCGTTCGTTTCTGTCATTGATTGGGTCTGCCGTGGTTAAGGCAGTGCCCGTCATTCCAGCCGTAGTCGGAGAGGAATTTTGTAGCGTTCGTTGAAGAGAAAGACACATTAATCAAAGTGTGTCGTACGGGTCGCAATAATCTGCACATCGCACGGCAATTTAATGTTGTGTGACTAATGAGTGGAAAATGTATGTCGTATACGACGGACTTAGGTGATTCTGTTCGATGTTAGATTCGTCGTGGCACGATTCAGTCTCTTCTTGCGATCGAGAAGTGACTTGGAAGTTTTTGCCATTCTGGATGACCAAGTGATTTCAATGATCGATTTTtgatttctatttctttctttaTCGATTCAATTATTCGTCTGAGATTGTGtttgaaatttaaatattggACACATATATCGTATCAAGAATTAAAAATCAGTTCGGTTGTTCGCAAAGTTCACACGCTAAGAATCAACGATTCGAGCCTAGCCTGAAACCGTAGCCGTGCAGATCACAGTAAATTTTCACCCCAAAAGTCCACAGCTCCCGAATTCCCAAAACTAAATAGGTACTGGTTGATATAAAAAATGGACGAAAATCTCAACTTTGATTCGAACGATCCACCAACGCAGAGGCAGGAGCGCAAATAAGGGACTTGGAAACCCAACGCGTcaccttttttctctctccagcTTATTGATCGAACAAATTAAATTACGTCTACAAATTATACCGGTGTTTCGCGAATCCGTATCGCGTAGCCGTAACGCGCGACAGCTTCTCCCGGTCGATCTGTAGCCCCGTGAAAATCCATGGAACGCTGACATTTTTAATGAACGCGGAAGCCTGAATTTTCATGGGATCCGGACGGTCTGAGGATGCGCGATAATCATTAGACATAGATTCGCAGGGGTGACTGTCCGTCCCCCCTCGTAGTCCCGTCCGTCCCTCCGGCAGCCTGCTGGCACCGCACTTATCCACCGAAATTCAGGGTCCCTCCGACGTCGCCCCTCCGGCCCGTCCAAGCCCCTCGTCCACCGCCGGCCAACCCCCTCGCTCCGCGTTCTGCAGGATGCAGTTCCGCTCGCAAACTCAAACTGCAGCCGTGGGGGATGCACGGGGTGGCGAGGTGGTGCAGTCGGTTACCATGGCGACCCATCGTCACTGGACACCCTCACACCACGTTCCACCTACGTTCAACCCCCCTGTGCACGGTGATCCAGCGGCCGGACAACATCGTCCCATGCAGAGCCAAAAACACTGGTCTCTTATTACGCGGCTAAGCCCGTGAATTGTCTTCCCTCCGAGCCCCGTTTCGGTCGTCCGCCTTTCATGCGACTCCATCCAACCGGGTTCAACTTGATTCTCCGAGGGCCCCCGCCGGTTCACCCTTCCGCGCGCCACTCCGTACAGAAAACGCTTCCTCGAAGATGCCGCGCGTCGCCGGCT encodes:
- the LOC143422800 gene encoding omega-conotoxin-like protein 1, coding for MKMNKCILLIFIALVAVTVISAASNNCGRHGDLCESTAQCCPNLKCHRYAKRCQVQITEEELMKQREKILGRKGKDY